The DNA sequence GTCGTTCGaacagtataaaaaaaaattgttcgaaAAATATGTACGTGAACAAGTACTTCATGGCTAGTCGATCGCTATcaatctgttcaaccaaatagaCATGAGGAAAtgttcaaacaaacaaattgatgatcgaacgtaaattatattaatttttataattgaataagTCGTTCGAACATATTTGGGATGGAAAGAGTGAGTTGCATGTTCGAACTTGTTTGAACGGTTTGCAACGTTTGTCTACCATTCAAACTCTAATTTGTGATGTTCGAATGGTTGTGTCCAATGTATATATGTTCAAACGTTTGATGATCATTCGagaatactaatttaaaaccaaatagatatttatatttcaaaaatacattacaaaattttcaatataaataaaactaatataataagtcagaactaaataaataaaatagtaataatagtaataatgttatcaatacataattttataaatcttaaaatttatataaaacacGAAAATCAATTGCTTGAAGGtctgaattgttgcataaaCGTCTGCATTTAGAGTTGCATCTCAACCGTTCAAATGATTAAAACCCAAAAGACTTTCTTGGGAACGGTGTCTCAACCATTTGATTGTCTATATACAACACTGTTCGAATGATTTTATGTCGGTCGAATGAGTAGAACTCAAAAGACTTTCTTGGGAACGGTGTCTCAACCGTTCGACTGTTTATATATAACACTATTTGAACTCTTTGTCAGCGTTCGAACGGTTATAACCCAAAAgcaaaaccattcgaacatatTTGTAGCGTTCCAACAAGTAAACACTCCAAACATATTTACAttgtttcattaattatataattttatgattgttttgtatattatattttgtaactaatctttttaattttattatttaaattttaggttGAAATGTCTGCTAGGGGAAGGTCAGAGTGTGCCAGACCAGGAAAACTAGGTTCTTCTAGTAGTACGGTCGATACATTGTTAGGCGTAAAGTTTTATTGGAGCATCAAGTGAAGACCGACGATTTTCAAGATCTTCTCTTAGAGGGCCTCTCCTTGACATCGGTATTCATGGAGCGCGGTTAGACTCTGATTTTGGACAATAGGGACGCGGGGTTCCAATTTGTGGCATATATTGATCTCATCACCGACTTTTATAAAGGGCTTAGTGCCTCCAGTCTGGATGCTGATGGTAAATATATTATCGACATATGAGGTATTTCATTCCCGTTCTCGGGAGACATACTTGCCGCTTTTATCGGTATTGCACGTTTGGAGACTGCATATCCAAACGTGGTGCCCATGGAGTCTACAGCTGGTGAAGAGACAGTTAAGGACGAGGGCACTGATCTTGATGAACTGGATGGCCTCTCGGATGCAAATGTGAGGCAGTtggttgttggtccagatgctcctctTTATGATGGGATGAAGACCATCAAACATAttcatttattagatttttttcaagattttgaaCTTAATCATCGTCTACAACATTGACCCTTGGTAGCACAAGATGAAAGTTGGCATGGATAgggcgagatttatgatacgtgTCACTTGTATAATGCCTATCGACCTAGTGGGTTATATATTTACTAGGATGTGACCAGAGGTTTCATACGTTATGATAGATATTTTGCCGTTCGATCTCCTGATCACACAATTCCTATTGTCAGTTGGGGTCTTACCTGATGTTGTTGAGGGTATTCTTGTCCCTGTCACGGAGCACAGGGTGCTCGAGACTTCGTCTTTGTACTCCTACTACAGAGCCGATCAATACTCAGACTAGAGATGCACACTTGACTGATCATAGAGTATCAGTTAATCAGACATCCACGCAGCCCGGGGCATCATGCATTGTAATTGCTGATCAGATTGCTAATATAGTGTGTACGGAGATCCAGATTGCCTTTGGAGGCTTACGTACAGATatgggtgtaaactcaaaccggaaaaccggaccggaccggaccgaaccagaccggttttaccggttttgaaccggtccggtccggaaccggtttttaaaatgtaaaaaccggccggttccggttccagaattttttggaccggaccggaccggttgattaaaaaaaataaaaaataatatttttatatataagttttatacaaaatattttatatatattaaatattaatatatataagttttatatataatgtataattataaatttttatgtgaaattttatatataacatatatattcatatataaaataatttcttattataatttataaattattacataaaatgttaatactaaatcactaaaagtttataactaatactaatatataacttataactataccaatagtctaatattaatactattatatagtctaatatattaataaaagtataaaacagttttttttaaatcaaattttttttttttataaacaaatttttaatgacaaattgtgaaatttatattttaaaaaaaccggaaaaccggaccggaccggaccggaaaccggtaaaaccggaagtaccggtttaggagggtaaccggtgcgtaatcggttttgaaaaatataaaaccggtacataccggttcggtcctagattttatccaaaatcggaccggaccggaccggttacacccctacgtACAGAGTTCATGGGTGCTATTGATCGCGTGTCTCGGATTCAAAAAATGATATCTACTCGGTTGACACAGATAGAGGCAAAAATAGATTCAATCGAGGATGTCCTCAAAGAGTTGGggacataatattttatatcttttattttatttttggtatggaaaatatttgatattttctaagtttatttaattatgcattatatctttcttttataaattaattgttgattgatattattaattatttaattgattaaatgttttattaaattagtgTTACCGTTCTAACATTAAGCTGTTCaaaaatagtgattttaatgttcgaatggttttaaTGGATGTTTGAATGGTAAATTAGTTTCTTACAAATGACCTGCCTATTTTTCCCCTAACTGCAAATGATTATTTTACTAGGGACAAAATTTATCATCCCTAAATATACCGTTCGAAAGTatgtttcaaaaattttttgggacgaaatcaGAATTCCATCCTTAAATCTTACATTTTGGGATGACTTTCATTTCGtttcaaagaaaaatcatcccaaaagTTCAAAATTGTTGTAGTGAACCATATATAGACGTTGATCACGTACGGTGGTCACGAGTACTTGAGATGGCACTGTCAAATGGCAGTAGTGTGCATGAAATATTGGAGGGcttttttctatttccttttgaATTAAAGCGCGGTAACTGATCATGACTATGCATCAagttaattgtaatattgacAAAAAGGCCTAAAAGATAAGAAACCTCACCTTATCCATGCATGCTTGTAATTGACATGTTAAAAGCAAATACGCGTACgtgtttcttttaattattcTCTTTAAAGTGTTTCCTTCCAATTGCATGTTTTTAGTTCGATCCCAAAGGCATGCAATTTCtaggcagctagctagctataagcTTAAATTCCGACTATTAcaagagcattggtattggtttCATTAAAgttatttctaaaatttgatgaaaagtacataatttctataaatccaaaacttttCTAATCATAACTCTATATTGAATTAgccattgaattcatcaaaataataatataatattatttttttaataaaaatatttttattttttttcatattttacaattacactaatcatatgttgattaataatttaatttgatttttacattattattacaacaCGGTTgaagattaaacgtgaataaaaaaaacctttagagattaaaagtaaataaaaattagatttgataaatgaatagTAGACTTTCATATGCAACCTTATATTGCAAATATCAATTTTCTTATCATATATGATCATCCAAATAAGACATTTGgatttcaaatctccaaatctAAAAATCCTCATGCCGTCCGGGTTCATTCATCCAAACAATCCTGCATAGGCGAAGGTGTATaatatttgtgtaaaaattaatgtgtatgtATCATTGCTAACTAATAATAGTGTAATTTACTAAGTCAGCTGCGACCAGTTCATGAGTGGTTAAATGCATTATAAGCTGAGTGGCCTGACGTTCCACGTTTGCAGTCGAAACTGGTTCAATGGTATATATAATCATGCAGTGCACGCTTGAGAGCTAGCTCTATATAGCTCCATTGGCCTCAAGGAAAAGTAGTGGCCCCATTAACCCCTGGCCACAATCCTTAagttttctctttctcttgcaTTTATTACCACTCGATATCATCATTCCTAGCATTTTAACCATTACTCCGAGCATGCAATAATATTCATATACAGGCTAGCTTcgatattatattaatatgcaTTGAATGCTGGCCTGGCCTGGCCTTTTCTTCAAagttataaatacaaaaagtaCATGAATAGAAATCAAGCCcactttttgaaaattttaactttCCCAGATCCAACTTGCGGTTGCAGGGACACATTCTCACCCGGCCCcttaacataaatattatatgagtGCATGTGTCTTCTAGCTAGCCCTTCACTGTGACTCAGTTTTTAACTTAATATCTAATCAAAAATTGTACACGGGAGGGGCACCCACCGCGTACCCGGGAGTCCACGTGGGATTATTAAAACGGTGCGGTTTCGTTTTAATAATCGTTCACGCTCGTTCAAATTGGCAAGACACTCGAAACGACGAAGCCGTTTCAAACCCGAAGACGACCTCCCCTAGTTTCAGTTCAGCCACGAAGACCATGGAATCCCGCACGGAACATGGGAACCTTCCCAAGCAAGCAATGAAGACGACGAAACACGGAGGGTGGTCATCTTCTTCAGCTCAGTTGAGCGACGTCCCCACCGACGTGCAGGAAGACGATACACAAAGGGAGGTACTCTCTTTGTCATCTTGATTGTATCTATCGATTCGCATGACCACAACCGAATCTCCCATTGGGTTTCTTTATTGAAtagatgattttgatttttccaAAATCACCAAATCTGTGAGTACACATTCATCTTGAATAActgaaaaccctaaccctaaaacTTTCCCTAacccgaaccctaaccctaaccatAATGGGAGATCTCGAAATTCTTGTGGATTTTGAAATAGCACTTGATTTAGACTCgaaattacaaattatttcgAAATACTTGTAGATTCGAAACCCTAGTCCTAATCGagcagaaaaatataaatactctgtttttttttttcgtttatcATTTCTTGATTGTTCATTTACCATGGTTGTTTCTTTGTCTCCTTCAGTTTGAGTAGCAGTAGGCATGattgatctaaaaaaaaaaaaactaaaatgaaggCATTTTCACTTAGGTATGATCTTTATTTTGGTAGGaaaatcaaaaaggaaaaaaatgttttggatcCCAAAAACATAGAAAGCATTGGGGGATTGAAAAAGGAGTAGGTGAAGGATTGTGTGTGCTGTTTCTGGATATTGCCATGGATGTACGAGCATAATTTTTCTGTCTCCTTCATCTGTTCTTAGATTGAGACTTTTATCTTAActaatcatttctttatttgtaCATGTGTTACAATGTTACTAGGATTGTTTTTCTGGATGATAAGTAATAGATGTTATGTCATATCTTTATTATGGttttaaattatacattaaCTTTTCAAACTTAGATTGAGGAGTATCAAGGAATAATTTAATTCCGTCATCTGTTCTTAGTTGTGTTTTATCTTgactatataatttcttttgcaaGACGTGTTACAATGTTACTAGGATGGGTTTGTGTGCTGTTTTCATAAGCATTGTGTGATTGATATTCATGGAATATCATGTCTCAGATTTTGAACATGCCATCCTTTGTTTGTCTCGTCTCACATATAGGAGCAAATGatacaaaattaaatctagGTTTTGGAGGTTAAGGAATCTAGGTTATGATGGGAAGCGGAagactttaattatttgtaaGGTCCAACATGTAGAATATCTTATTAAATGTTTGGagagtaagatttgatttgtttagTTTAAATGTGTGgagactttaaaataattagatagtTGATAGTCTTTTAAAGAAGATGCTGAAAGTTTAGTTTTGTTCTTGATtgtccattttccttttgtttcttattcGCCTTAAGTTTAAGAATATCTCATGATCCACAACggactcttcttcatcttctggtAAACGAAGTCTAGGTCAACTATTATGCTTCTGTGAAATTGAAGCCCAACTAAGATACTTATCTACTACAAGAAATCCAGGAtgacccttcttagggtgtcctaACTACAACACAAAGGTAACTACAttcatgtttaataaaaaattctcactATTATGTGCATCTAACATGTttctaaaatatgtttaaaataattagggattaccatattgtaaGTATTTCAAGTGGGTAGAGGAGGATCAATACATCAAGTCCGATCTAAGAGAAACTCACAATGAACTGTTAAGAGCCAAGAAAGAGTTGGAGAAGATACTTGACGATATCGAAAAGAGCAAGATTGATATCCGTAGGAAAGCGGAGGAcatcgagatgagagagatggcGCTATCCAATAGAAATGAAGAGGTTGTGAAGAAGGAGTTGGCGCTTATTGTACGCGAAGCTGAAATCAGACGCTCACGCACACTACTCCGGGTGTATTGGGCTGCCGCATTTGTTGTAGCATGTTACTTGTCTTGTAAATAAGTGATACCATTACAAATAGTTGTTTATATGTTGGTTGGTGATGTTAAAACTTAGTCTGATTGTATAGtctaattgcattttttttatgttaatgacTTGTGGAGTATTTTAGTCTGATTGTATATAgtgtatatttaatttgtttttatttattttttggataattggaCAAAGTTGAAAGCTGCACACAAAAGGAATGAGCCAACCAAATAACACTCCAATCACAAAATTATTGCCCCGCAAACCGAGTGGTCCAATTGCAGCGTATAGTCACAATAATATGTCCAATTCCATATGTGACTAATACCCAAACTGAGTGGCCTCTTCAGAGTCATGCGCCCAAAATGAAATTCATAGGTTTTTCACTGTATCCATATTGAGTGGCCTCTTTGGCTTAGATAGGTACTAAAATAGCATACCAATAGGTACTAAAATCCATCAATCCAGTAAATAATTCAACCATGCGCATTCTTGGAAGAAAAACTATcataacaaatcaaaataatgttaTGATTTGTTCCAACTACACAAAAAACCATTGCCAAAAATCTTGTATCTTTCGTCaagatttccaaaaaaattacatttacaactaacaaaaaaacaaccaaCATAAGATCTTACATGCCATATCACCACTAAGTAGAACATGataaacttacaaaaatcaCTAATGTTTCTaccaataaacaaaaaatgactAATCCATCATATCGTTGCAGCTCTTGAAAATCCTTCACCAATGTTTCTACCAAAAAACCCCAATGTTTCCTGCATGTGaagtaagataaaaatattaatataattgatatagAAGCCAATTCCCAATGTAAAACATTCCCAATGTAAACTTTTACATTCAAATTTAATGTACAAAGGAATTAATCATTTCTTATTCAAAGCAATAACATGCTCAAATTACAATATCAAATCCTGACTTGGGACAGTAAAAGATGCTccaataaaaatgatttcttaagCACCTTTATATGTTAGCCTAGAGAGTCAAGTTATTAAACTTATTTCATTCATGCTATGAAATTCTATTGTGAGTAGTACTACAACTACCGCCACTAAAACTGCCACCAGTAGAATTCTTTGCATACGATAACAAAACAATCTATATCCTTAGCTCGTAGTACCTGGAATTAGTTCCTTGGGCTCGCCAACTATGGTTGAACCAATTGTGAATCATCCAATCCAAGTTGTTcaggttgtgatccatccaacccaTATAGCTTTTGTAAGGATTAATTTGCATATATTAGAATAATGTCAATATTACTATAGACATatgaaaagttaataaatattacacTTTCTTGAGTCCCACCCACTGTTTCTCCAATCTGGGTTCCATCACTGACAACAGCTGATTTGTCTTGAACAAGctggtgataaaaaaaaaaaatatgaaaatcaaataaaaacataaatataacatttcaagtataaatttaacaaaagtaatataattGCACATAACCAACATTGGAAATATCTAACACTGatgggccaaataaattcctgcaCGTGTCTGGCACTGgtgtatctcctccatctctctaaTAAACAAGTAGCATTGGCAAGAACGTAAGTTTTTGCATTAATAAAATAGcccatttacaaatatatttttaaagctaAAATAATGTTAACCTGTTTACGTTTCCGGTTTACTGGTGCTTTCTTTGTCTTTCCTTTAAGTTTTCGCATAtctttctccatcctggatgctctccGAAGAGACGGGGGTCTGCTCTTCCCTCTGACAACTAATGGACTGAGTACTTGTTTTGAACTACCCACAGTGATTGTGTCATTTTGAGTACAGCCAACATTAGAACCAGTGAGGGTAATTGATGGAGGTTCTTAATTCTCACTATATAATTCAATCATTGCATGTAACTTATGTGTGGCATCCTCAGTATGTTTTTTTGAACCCACTGCATAAGTAATCATTTGATAACAGACTTTTAATAGACTAGAATATCTGCAAGCATCTGGCCGCTGATCCCCTGCATCATAGCTGCTATCGATTAACGTGTATCTCCTTCTgatatccttcctccatcggTCTAAAATGTACTTCTCGGGCAGAGATTTTCTCCCGTTACACTTAAATACAGCGAGAATGTGCCGACACAGTATACCCCTCATCTGAAATAAACCACATGAACACTTAACATCTGCATCTTCCTCATTGAAGTCCACAGAAAATGTAACCAACTTACTGAACTCTTCCACAcgaacttcatcctctaccaGATAGGTCTTTACTGCACCATCCCTCTTAAGTAATGCTGGATCCAAATCGATAATGCCGGTAAGTTGCATCTGAACTTTCctaaatttagcatttgtgtacaactcttgaaatctCTTTTCGATAGGAGATCTAGATATGTAAGGGATGGTAACGctaaatgagtggaagtccgcgttattttcactctcaattttttttttcaacgcaCTATCAAACTGATCGACAAACTCTTTCAATTTTGTCTTAGCATGAACGTAACCAtcgaaaaaagcattcatgctctcactgCGCTGCGTTGTACTCATCCCAACCCAAAAACAGTCCTTCAAGAATGCCGGCACCCAATACTCACGCTCAGTGTATAAACTTTTCAGCCAGACATTATCATGCAAGTGGTAAGTATCGATTAACTCATCCCAAGATTTCTCAAACTCGTCAATGGTATGCgtgtcatacacacatttcatcaatgcaTTCTTCATCCCACTTTTGTACGAAGCATAGAAGGACAACTTCTCGGGCACTTTTTTCAGTATATGCCACAAACAAAGTCGATGTCGGCTTTCAGGAAAACCAATAgctattgcatttttcattgctctgtCTTGATCGGTGATAATAGCTTTTGGAGcgataccatccatacacttcAACCACGTCTGGAATAACCAGACAAAAGTCTCTgtatcctcactggaaatcaaCCCTGCTCCCAACAGAATTGAttgcccatggtggtttacaccaacaaatggtgcaaagggcatcccatacCTATTCGTCAGGTATGTAGTGTCGAATGTCACCACATCACTGAAGTATTGGTAGGCTACCCTACTACGAGGGTTTGCCCAGAAGACATTCTTTAACCTCCcctcatcatccaaatccatcaGTGCAAAGAAACCaggatttttgtactgcatcctacaaaaatactcttgaaGCGCTCCTGCACCACCTTTACCAAGCCTTAGATGTCTTGCCTTGTCGATATAATTACAACAATCCTTTTCTAAAAATGGGAGGTTCTCGAATCCACCAGCGCCAACGACGAGAGATccgaaactcttattcattcgaATACCAGCCATATCGTTTATATTTAGGACTCTTTTTACAgagtcactcacttctctattacatcgaaagaagCGAGCCTTATTTGGACTAAGGTCATGGTTATGGGTATTATTCACTGTTGTCAACCGGAACTTTCCatcaacttttaaggcattaatcgtTGTCTTACATTCTGTCTTTCCTGTTGGACGTGGTCTAGCGACATTCAATGTCCTATTCCGAGCCTTCCCACCACGGGCACAACCAAGAGTAACATATCGGACAGTTCCATCATCTCCTTTATCAGTCCTTCTTATTATTACCCAAACCCGCTTTTCTTACCATACTGCTTATAATAGAccattaattcttcaaaagtattaaactccATTCCCGAACTTGGCTGTTGAATCGGATCACCACCAACTTCATCCGACAAATGTGGTGTCCCGGCAATCCCATCCTCAGTTTCTTCTGAATTTAGTCTATCTTCTTTGCTTTCAGATGTACATGGAATATCAGTTTCTCTACATTTAGATGGTTCCTCTATATCAACTCTTTCACTCGTGGCGGAATATGTAGTCATGAGAGGAGTCGGGTCACTAACATTCTGCCATGTGAAATTGACAAATCAATgacattaaactaaaaaaaagggCCAacttatacaaacaaaaaaacaataagCCAATTTAATCACCACTTGAATGTTTCTTGGATATTGCCCGCTATCAGGATATGGCGGAAAAGGCATTGCCGCAGGAAGTGGTCCGTAGTAATCGGGACTGGTGTAATCTACAAAGTACCGGTTACTTGATGGTATATCCTAACATAATTACACaagttatttatgtattttgaaaataaatatcaacacAGAAATAAAGCAacattgtaaaaaatataacatacagtGGTTGggggatttgagctagatggtaTTTGAGGAGATGAGTATTCTTCCCCTTTTCCCATGCCGAGAAGAGATGAACTGCATAATTCCACAATCaattacttcataaaaaaaatacttagcCACAAAACTTCAAAGTTTTATCTTCTCATTATCATTATGACTTGCATAtatgcagaacagaacaaatAGTATTCAAATTTCCGCATGCTAAGCTGGACCATCTAGACAGGTGAGCTTgccattattattgttaatattaCACCTTGGTAGTGATAAAGCCAAAGCTAGCATGTTGTTAATATTATTGCTTGGTTGCTTTTAActgctttttttttcaatcaactctCTATATAGCtgctataaatttataactttataacaTTGCTAAATTTGTTCCTACAGTTGGGTCCTCAGTATCGGCTTTATCAGGATTATATACCACAGCGATGAAAGCTGCAGGAGCAAGCAGGAGAGTTTTTCAGCTCCTGGATCGTGTATCAGCCATGCCCAAACCAGGAGATCAGTGCCCTGTTGGGTCAGTTAAATTACAACACCTCTTGTGTTCATCCTCTAATTGAGATTTAAGTTTTATTCTTCTCAATAATTTTGTGGCATTGATTGCAGAAATCCAGATGGAGATGTGGAATTAGATGATGTCTGGTTTGCTTACCCTTCTCACCCAAGTCATATGATACTCAaggtaatatttttctttgatcgGATTACATTGTGAACTTAGAATATGAATTGCGTCCCTTGAAATTCTACAGCATTAAAGCTAAGGACCAATAATCATTAACCAGACAAAAGGAAGAAGTTAATGGCTGTGCGTCCATAAGCGTGGCATAACAACAAACACAtctacta is a window from the Juglans regia cultivar Chandler chromosome 7, Walnut 2.0, whole genome shotgun sequence genome containing:
- the LOC109021800 gene encoding protein FAR-RED IMPAIRED RESPONSE 1-like, whose translation is MAGIRMNKSFGSLVVGAGGFENLPFLEKDCCNYIDKARHLRLGKGGAGALQEYFCRMQYKNPGFFALMDLDDEGRLKNVFWANPRSRVAYQYFSDVVTFDTTYLTNRYGMPFAPFVGVNHHGQSILLGAGLISSEDTETFVWLFQTWLKCMDGIAPKAIITDQDRAMKNAIAIGFPESRHRLCLWHILKKVPEKLSFYASYKSGMKNALMKCVYDTHTIDEFEKSWDELIDTYHLHDNVWLKSLYTEREYWVPAFLKDCFWVGMSTTQRSESMNAFFDGYVHAKTKLKESPIEKRFQELYTNAKFRKVQMQLTGIIDLDPALLKRDGAVKTYLVEDEVRVEEFSKLVTFSVDFNEEDADVKCSCGLFQMRGILCRHILAVFKCNGRKSLPEKYILDRWRKDIRRRYTLIDSSYDAGDQRPDACRYSSLLKLVQDKSAVVSDGTQIGETVGGTQESETLGFFGRNIGEGFSRAATI